The following coding sequences are from one Saccopteryx bilineata isolate mSacBil1 chromosome 3, mSacBil1_pri_phased_curated, whole genome shotgun sequence window:
- the SPEN gene encoding msx2-interacting protein isoform X2, translating to MVRETRHLWVGNLPENVREEKIIEHFKRYGRVESVKILPKRGSEGGVAAFVDFVDIKSAQKAHNSVNKMGDRDLRTDYNEPGTIPSAARGLDDTVSITSRSREVSGFRGGGGGPAYGPPPSLHAREGRYERRLDGASDNRERAYEHSAYGHHERGTGGFDRTRHYDQDYYRDPRERTLQHGLYYSSRSRSPNRFDAHDPRYEPRAREQFTLPSVVHRDIYRDDITREVRGRRPERNYQHSRSRSPHSSQSRNQSPQRLASQASRPTRSPSGSGSRSRSSSSDSISSSSSTSSDSTDSSSSSSDDSPARSVQSAAVPAPASQLLSSLEKDEPRKSFGIKVQNLPVRSTETESENEFRPLDERIDEFHPKATRTLFIGNLEKTTTYHDLRNIFQRFGEIVDIDIKKVNGVPQYAFLQYCDIASVCKAIKKMDGEYLGNNRLKLGFGKSMPTNCVWLDGLSANVSDQYLTRHFCRYGPVIKVVFDRLKGMALILYNEIEYAQAAVKETKGRKIGGNKIKVDFANRESQLAFYHCMEKSGQDIRDFYETLIERREERRGSYDYSQDRTYYENVRTPGTYAEDSRRDYPARGREFYSEWETYQGDYYESRYYDDPREYRDYRSDPYEQDIREYSYRQRERERDRERFDSDRDRDHERRPIERSQSPVHLRRPQTPGTSPSQSERLPSDSERRIYSRSSDRSGSCSSLSPPRYDKLDKSRLERYTKNEKTDKERTFDLERVERERRLIRKEKVEKDKTDKQKRKGKVHSPSSQSSETDQENEKEQSPEKSRSSIKLSREKADKEGIAKNRLELMPCVVLTRVKEKEGKVIEHTPSEKPKAKLDNDTVKSSALDQKLQVSHMEPAKSDLSKLESARVKVPKEKALSSHVEVVDKEGRLKPRKHLKLDLSADGISSVDLEKLEARKRRFADPNLKAERQKSEVKKSSPEMEDARVLLKKQPDIPSRDVTLPREGEPERKPVRKEIFKRDSKKIKLDRLNAVPSPKDSQELASVSVGTGSRPISDLQARLGEPVGESVENQEIHSKKPTSSKPQLKQLQLLDEQGPEREDNTRKNYCSLRDEALECKSGQEKPHSINTEEKIGIDIDHTQSYRKQMEQSRRKQQMEMEIAKSEKFGSPKKDVDDYERRSLVHEVGKPPQDVTDDSPPSKKKRMDHVDFDICTKRERNYRSSRQISEDSERTGCSPSIRHVSFHEEDDPIGSPKLVSVKGSPKVDGKGLSYSNVTVREESLKFNPYDSSKREQMADMAKIKLSVLNSEDELNRWDSQMKQDASRFDVSFPNSIIKRDSLRKRSVRDLEPGEVPSDSDEDGEHKSHSPRASALFESSRLSFLLRDREDKLRERDERLSSSLERNKFYSFALDKTITPDTKALLERAKSLSSSREENWSFLDWDSRFANFRNNKDKEKVDSAPRPIPSWYMKKKKIRTDSEGKMDDKKDDHKEEEQERQELFASRFLHSSIFEQDSKRLQHLERKDEESDFVSGRLYGRQTSDGVTSTTDLVQEPVVLFHSRFVELTRMQQKEKEKDQKPKEVEKQEDTEDHPKTPESASENKESELKTPSSVGPPESASPSLEKTAGDKTGEVPSVREEKTGEPASVSEEAKPVSEPAPIAVEQPEQADLAPGADADKDAGETPAVVGESSPVDQLPYLDAKPPTPGASFAHVEPSGDPEPDSTQPHSKPTQKPKEADEPKVEKPDPAGSVEPIANQKAEVVPEVQPKASEDVEVDPPVATKDKKPNKSKRSKTPIQAAAASMVEKPVTRKSERIDREKLKRSSSPRGEAQKLLELKMEAEKITRTASKNSAADTEHPEPSLPLSRTRRRNVRSVYATMGDHESRSPVKEPVEQPRVTRKRVERELQEAAAVPTTPRRGRPPKTRRRAEEDEEMEAKEPVETLKPAEGWRSPRSQKSVAAGGPQGKRGKNEPKVDAERPAATTETSPQVNVKEHTKSKTDKEEPGSEKRDKKETGTDKNPPETSPVEVVEKKPAPEKNSKSKRGRSRNLRSAVDKSANMKTANASVSPTVAEGPAGLAGEKEAGIVAVSPEKGRSPPHEALSSQVSSDPAGPEKEPEKEDRPASELGPEAKQLAKQMELEQAVENIAKLTETSASAAFKATATDAPGGLSAEDRNKPAHQASETELAAAIGSIINDISGEPEHFPAPTPYPPESQTDQQPRSQELQTPEEGMEPETDEAVSGILETESTTESSGPPASVPNPSAGPADTKEAGGNSRETSHPVPEAKGSKEAEISLPRKDKGRQKTTRSRRKRNTNKKTGAAAETRVSEPSQVQSNSPATKEGTPVQPLETPQEEKQSEKPQTTPPETCPSDPSETPSTENLPQESSVEEKTPTKTTVLPDPPTPSQPALMDSEPQARFKVHSIIESDPVTPPSDLSIPIPTIPSVTAAKLPPLVTSGGVPQQSPPPKVTEWITRQEEPRAQSAPSPALPPDTKASDVDTSSSTLRKILMDPKYVSATGITSTSVTAAIAEPVSAAPCLHEPPPPPVESKKPLPEENPATPIANASDTQASEVPVATDKEKVAPVIAPKITSVISRMPVSIDLENPQKITLAKPAPQTLTGLVSALTGLVNVSLVPVNALTGPVNALQGPVKGSVTTLKGLVNTPAGSVNVLKGPVNVLTGPVNVLTTPVNATVGTVNTATGVVNATTGVVNAATGVVNAATGAVSTTAGAVSATAGAVTVTASTVTAASGGVTATTGAVTVAGAVIAPPAKCKQRSGTNENSRFHPGSMSVIDERPADSGSGAGLRVNTSEGVVLLSYSGQKTEGPQRISAKISQIPPASAMDIEFQQSVSKSQVKPDSVTPAQPPPKGPQASSGYANVATHSTLVLTAQTYNASPVISSVKADRPSLEKPEPIHLSVSTPVTQGGTVKVLTQGINTPPVLVHNQLVLTPSIVTTNKKLADPVTLKIETKVLQPANLGSALTPHHPSALPSKLPAEVNHVTSGPSTPTDRTVSHLAATKPDAHSPRPSGPAPTPFPRACHPSSTTSPALSTNATVMLAAGIPVPQFISSIHPEQSVIMPPHSITQTVSLSHLSQGEVRMNTPTLPSITYSIRPETLHSPRAPLQPQQIEVRAPQRAGTPQPATAGVPALASQHPPEEEVHYHLPVARAAAPVQSEVLVMQSEYRLHPYSVPRDVRIMVHPHVTAVSEQPRAADGIVKVPAASKTPQQPGKEAAKTTDAKAAPASAPAPHSEARILTVTPSNQLQGLPLSPPVVVTHGVQIVHSSGGELFQEYRYGDIRAYHSPAQLAHTQFPATTSIGLPSRTKAPTQGPPPEGEPLQPSQPAQSAQPTQQPMPSTQPVQPPQPCQPSPLSQPGQPLGSKMPQVSQEAKGTQTGVEQPRIPAIPANRPAEPHVQVQRTQAETSQISYPSPVSVSMKPDLPGPLPAQAAPKQPLFVPTTSGPSTPPGLALLHTEAQPSPKQDSSPHLTSQRPVDMVQLLKKYPIVWQGLLALKNDTAAVQLHFVSGNNVLAHRSLPLSEGGPPLRIAQRMRLEASQLEGVTRRMTAETDYCLLLALPCGRDQEDVVSQTESLKAAFITYLQAKQAAGIINVPNPGSNQPAYVLQIFPPCEFSESHLSRLAPDLLASISNISPHLMIVIASV from the exons CACTGATTCCAGCAGTAGTTCAAGTGATGACTCTCCAGCCCGGTCAGTTCAATCCGCAGCAGTCCCTGCACCCGCTTCCCAGCTGCTTTCATCCCTGGAAAAAGATGAGCCTCGTAAAAGTTTTGGGATCAAGGTTCAGAATCTTCCAGTACGCTCTACAG aaacagaaagtgaaAATGAATTTCGCCCTTTGGATGAAAGGATAGAtgaatttcaccccaaagcaacaaGAACCCTCTTTATTGGCAACCTTGAGAAAACCACTACATATCATGACCTTCGCAACATCTTTCAGCGCTTTGGCGAAATTGTG GACATTGATATTAAGAAAGTAAATGGAGTTCCTCAGTATGCATTCTTACAGTACTGTGATATTGCTAGCGTTTGTAAGGCTATTAAGAAGATGGATGGGGAATACCTTGGAAATAATCGCCTCAAG CTGGGTTTTGGAAAGAGCATGCCTACAAACTGCGTGTGGTTAGATGGGCTTTCTGCAAATGTGTCAGATCAGTATTTAACACGACATTTCTGCCGATACGGGCCTGTGATAAAG GTGGTGTTTGACCGCTTAAAAGGCATGGCCTTGATTCTCTACAATGAAATTGAGTATGCACAAGCAGCTGTAAAAGAGACCAAGGGGAGGAAAATCGGTGGGAATAAAATCAAG gtggATTTTGCAAATCGGGAAAGTCAGTTGGCATTTTATCACTGTATGGAAAAATCTGGTCAAGATATCAGAGACTTTTATGAAACGTTAATAGAAAGAAG AGAGGAACGAAGGGGATCTTATGACTATAGCCAAGATCGTACATATTATGAGAATGTTCGTACTCCAGGCACATACGCTGAGGATTCCAGACGGGACTATCCAGCTCGAGGGAGAGAATTTTATTCAGaatgggaaacttatcaaggagACTATTATGAATCTCGATATTACGATGATCCTCGGGAATACAGGGATTACAGAAGCGATCCTTATGAACAAGATATTCGGGAATACAGTTATAGGCAGCGGGAACGAGAAAGAGATCGTGAACGATTTGACTCTGACCGAGACAGAGACCATGAGAGGAGGCCAATTGAACGCAGTCAGAGTCCGGTGCACTTGAGACGCCCACAGACTCCTGGAACATCTCCCTCACAGTCCGAGAGATTACCAAGTGATTCTGAGAGGAGGATTTACAGCCGGTCCTCGGACAGGAGTGGAAGTTGTAGCTCACTTTCCCCTCCAAGATATGATAAACTTGACAAATCTCGTTTGGAACGCTATACAAAAAACGAAAAGACAGATAAAGAACGAACTTTTGATCTTGAgagagtggaaagagagagacGCTTAATAAGGAAGGAGAAAGTAGAAAAGGACAAAACTGACAAGCAGAAACGAAAAGGAAAAGTTCATTCCCCTAGTTCTCAGTCTTCAGAAACAgaccaagaaaatgaaaaagaacagagcCCTGAAAAATCAAGGAGTTCTATTAAACTGAGCAGAGAGAAAGCTGACAAGGAAGGAATAGCAAAAAACCGCTTAGAACTCATGCCTTGCGTGGTTTTGACTCgagtgaaagaaaaagaggggaagGTGATTGAGCACACTCCTTCGGAAAAGCCCAAAGCCAAGCTTGATAATGACACTGTTAAGTCTTCTGCCCTAGATCAGAAACTTCAAGTCTCTCACATGGAGCCTGCAAAATCGGACCTGTCTAAACTGGAATCTGCCAGAGTGAAGGTGCCAAAAGAAAAGGCACTTTCGAGTCATGTAGAAGTGGTGGATAAGGAAGGCAGGCTTAAGCCCAGGAAGCACCTCAAACTAGATCTGTCTGCTGACGGGATAAGCTCTGTGGACCTGGAGAAGCTGGAAGCGAGGAAAAGGCGTTTTGCAGATCCCAATTTGAAAGCAGAAAGGCAGAAATCAGAAGTCAAGAAAAGTAGTCCAGAGATGGAGGATGCGCGGGTGCTTTTAAAAAAGCAGCCTGACATACCATCTCGAGATGTCACTCTCCCGAGGGAAGGAGAGCCCGAAAGAAAGCCTGTGaggaaagagatttttaaaagagacTCTAAAAAGATCAAACTAGACAGACTTAATGCTGTTCCCAGCCCCAAAGATAGTCAGGAGCTGGCCAGTGTTTCTGTTGGGACTGGCTCCAGACCCATCTCAGACCTGCAAGCAAGGCTGGGAGAACCAGTAGGTGAATCTGTAGAAAATCAAGAAATCCACTCGAAAAAACCCACTTCCTCAAAACCACAGCTCAAGCAGCTCCAGCTATTAGATGAGCAAGGGCCAGAGAGAGAGGATAATACTAGGAAAAACTATTGCAGTCTTCGTGATGAAGCACTTGAATGTAAATCAGGCCAAGAGAAACcacattcaataaatactgaagaaaaaattGGCATTGATATTGATCACACGCAGAGTTACCGAAAACAAATGGAGCAGAGTCGTAGAAAACAGCAGATGGAGATGGAAATAGCCAAGTCTGAGAAGTTTGGCAGTCCTAAAAAAGATGTGGATGACTATGAAAGACGTAGTCTTGTTCATGAGGTAGGTAAGCCTCCTCAAGATGTCACCGATGACTCTCCtcccagcaaaaagaaaaggatggATCACGTTGATTTTGATATCTGCACCAAAAGAGAGAGGAATTACAGAAGTTCACGCCAAATCAGTGAAGATTCTGAAAGGACTGGCTGTTCTCCCAGTATTCGACACGTTTCCTTCCATGAGGAAGACGACCCCATCGGCTCTCCTAAGCTGGTGTCAGTGAAGGGGTCTCCCAAAGTAGATGGAAAGGGTCTCTCTTATTCTAACGTAACAGTTAGAGAAGAATCCTTAAAATTTAATCCTTATGATTCCAGCAAGAGAGAACAGATGGCAGACATGGCCAAAATAAAGCTATCTGTCTTGAATTCTGAAGATGAACTAAATCGGTGGGACTCTCAAATGAAGCAAGATGCCAGCAGATTTGATGTGAGTTTTCCAAACAGCATAATTAAGAGAGACAGCCTTCGAAAGAGGTCTGTACGTGACTTGGAACCTGGGGAGGTGCCTTCTGATTCTGATGAAGATGGTGAACATAAATCTCACTCACCCAGAGCATCTGCATTATTTGAAAGTTCTcgattatcttttttattgaggGACAGAGAAGACAAACTCCGTGAGAGAGATGAAAGACTCTCCAGTTCTTTAGAAAGgaacaaattttattcttttgcattggATAAGACAATCACCCCAGACACTAAGGCTTTGCTTGAAAGAGCTAAATCCCTTTCTTCATCTCGGGAAGAAAATTGGTCTTTTCTTGATTGGGACTCTCGGTTTGCtaattttagaaacaataaagataaagaaaaggttGACTCTGCTCCAAGACCTATTCCCTCCTGgtacatgaaaaagaagaaaattcgaACTGATTCAGAAGGAAAAATGGACGATAAAAAAGATGATCATAAAGAAGAAGAACAGGAAAGGCAAGAATTATTTGCTTCGCGTTTTCTACACAGCTCAATCTTTGAACAAGATTCCAAGCGCTTGCAGCACCTagagagaaaagatgaggaatCTGACTTTGTTTCTGGTAGGTTATATGGGAGACAGACATCTGATGGAGTGACTAGCACAACTGATTTGGTTCAAGAGCCAGTAGTTCTTTTCCATAGCAGATTTGTGGAACTCACACGAatgcaacagaaagaaaaagaaaaagaccaaaaacCCAAAGAGGTTGAGAAACAGGAAGATACAGAGGATCATCCCAAGACCCCAGAATCTGCTTCTGAGAATAAAGAGTCAGAACTGAAAACCCCGTCTTCAGTTGGTCCTCCAGAGTCAGCGTCGCCATCACTAGAGAAGACAGCTGGTGATAAAACAGGGGAGGTGCCTTCGGTGAGGGAAGAGAAGACCGGGGAGCCAGCCTCTGTCTCAGAAGAGGCAAAACCTGTGTCAGAACCGGCTCCCATTGCTGTGGAACAACCTGAACAAGCAGACTTGGCCCCAGGAGCGGACGCTGACAAAGATGCTGGCGAGACTCCTGCAGTGGTTGGAGAAAGTTCACCAGTTGACCAGCTGCCTTATTTGGATGCCAAGCCTCCAACTCCTGGGGCTTCATTTGCCCATGTAGAGCCCAGTGGAGACCCAGAACCTGACAGTACGCAGCCACATTCGAAACCGACCCAGAAACCTAAGGAAGCTGATGAGCCCAAAGTGGAAAAGCCAGACCCAGCTGGTAGTGTTGAGCCCATTGCAAATCAGAAAGCTGAAGTTGTTCCTGAGGTTCAGCCTAAAGCTTCCGAAGATGTAGAGGTTGATCCTCCAGTTGCTACAAAAGATAAAAAGCCAAACAAAAGTAAACGTTCCAAGACCCCCATCCAGGCAGCTGCAGCAAGCATGGTGGAGAAGCCCGTCACCAGGAAGAGTGAGAGGATAGACCGGGAAAAACTCAAGCGGTCCAGTTCTCCTCGGGGAGAAGCCCAGAAGCTCTTAGAGTTGAAGATGGAGGCCGAGAAGATTACGAGGACCGCTTCTAAAAACTCAGCTGCAGATACTGAACACCCAGAGCCAAGTTTGCCCCTCAGCCGAACAAGGCGCCGGAATGTAAGAAGTGTTTATGCAACCATGGGTGACCACGAAAGCCGCTCTCCAGTTAAGGAGCCTGTCGAGCAGCCACGAGTGACCAGAAAGAGAGTGGAGCGGGAGCTCCAGGAGGCAGCGGCAGTCCCCACCACCCCCAGGAGGGGGAGGCCTCCAAAAACGCGCCGTCGAGCCGAAGAAGATGAGGAGATGGAGGCAAAAGAACCGGTCGAAACACTGAAACCCGCTGAGGGCTGGAGGTCTCCACGATCCCAAAAATCAGTAGCTGCTGGTGGTCCACaagggaaaaggggaaaaaatgaacctAAAGTTGATGCTGAACGTCCTGCAGCCACCACTGAGACGAGTCCTCAAGTAAATGTGAAAGAACACACAAAATCTAAGACTGATAAAGAAGAACCAGGAAGCGAAAAACGTGACAAAAAAGAAACGGGCACAGACAAAAATCCACCTGAAACCTCCCCAGTTGAAGTGGTAGAGAAGAAACCGGCCCCTGAAAAAAACTCCAAGTCAAAGAGAGGAAGATCTCGAAACCTGAGGTCAGCAGTGGACAAATCTGCCAATATGAAAACAGCGAATGCCAGTGTCAGTCCCACTGTGGCCGAGGGCCCTGCGgggctggctggggagaaggaagCAGGAATTGTGGCAGTCTCTCCTGAGAAGGGCAGGAGTCCCCCACACGAGGCTCTGTCCTCCCAGGTGAGCAGTGATCCGGCTGGTCCAGAGAAAGAGCCAGAGAAGGAAGATCGGCCTGCTTCTGAGCTGGGCCCAGAAGCCAAGCAGCTAGCCAAGCAGATGGAGCTAGAGCAGGCTGTGGAGAACATCGCAAAGCTCACTGAAACCTCTGCCTCTGCGGCTTTCAAGGCGACAGCCACAGATGCACCAGGTGGCCTCTCCGCAGAGGACAGAAACAAGCCCGCGCATCAGGCGAGTGAAACAGAACTGGCTGCAGCCATTGGCTCCATCATCAATGACATTTCTGGGGAGCCAGAACACTTCCCAGCACCAACACCTTACCCCCCAGAATCTCAGACAGACCAGCAGCCTCGTTCTCAGGAGCTGCAGACCCCTGAGGAGGGGATGGAGCCTGAGACTGATGAGGCTGTGTCTGGCATCTTGGAGACTGAGTCTACTACCGAATCTTCTGGGCCACCAGCCAGTGTTCCTAACCCCTCAGCAGGCCCAGCAGATACCAAGGAAGCTGGAGGGAACAGCAGGGAAACCTCTCACCCAGTGCCAGAGGCCAAGGGATCGAAAGAAGCTGAAATCTCGCTCCCTCGAAAAGACAAAGGGCGCCAGAAAACAACTCGATCGCGTCGAAAacggaatacaaacaaaaaaacgggGGCTGCTGCAGAGACCCGTGTTTCAGAACCCAGCCAAGTTCAAAGCAATAGTCCTGCCACAAAGGAGGGGACACCAGTACAACCCTTAGAAACTCCCCAGGAAGAAAAGCAGAGTGAAAAGCCCCAGACCACTCCTCCAGAGACATGTCCTTCTGACCCAAGCGAGACTCCATCCACGGAAAACTTACCCCAAGAAAGCAGTGTTGAAGAAAAGACTCCAACCAAAACAACTGTGCTCCCAGATCCTCCTACTCCCTCCCAGCCAGCATTGATGGACAGTGAGCCCCAAGCCAGGTTCAAGGTGCATTCCATTATTGAAAGCGATCCAGTGACCCCTCCCAGTGATTTGAGCATTCCCATTCCCACAATTCCTTCTGTAACTGCAGCAAAGCTCCCACCTCTCGTGACCTCTGGGGGTGTCCCACAGCAGAGTCCCCCCCCTAAGGTAACAGAGTGGATCACGAGGCAGGAGGAGCCTCGGGCTCAGTCTGCCCCATCGCCAGCTCTTCCCCCAGACACAAAAGCCTCTGACGTTGATACCAGCTCCAGTACACTGAGAAAGATTCTCATGGACCCCAAATATGTGTCTGCCACAGGCATCACTTCCACAAGTGTCACAGCCGCCATTGCGGAGCCTGTCAGTGCCGCCCCTTGTCTGCATGAGCCACCCCCCCCTCCCGTCGAATCTAAAAAACCTCTTCCAGAAGAAAATCCAGCAACTCCAATAGCTAATGCCTCTGACACACAGGCCTCAGAGGTTCCAGTGGCCACTGACAAAGAAAAGGTGGCTCCAGTCATTGCTCCTAAAATCACTTCTGTTATTAGCCGGATGCCTGTCAGCATTGATTTGGAGAATCCACAAAAGATAACTTTGGCAAAACCAGCTCCTCAAACCCTGACTGGCCTGGTGAGTGCCCTGACCGGCCTAGTGAATGTCTCCTTGGTCCCAGTGAACGCACTGACTGGCCCAGTGAATGCCCTGCAAGGCCCCGTGAAGGGCTCGGTGACGACGTTGAAAGGTTTGGTGAACACTCCTGCTGGCTCCGTCAACGTCCTCAAGGGGCCAGTGAATGTTCTGACAGGGCCAGTGAATGTTCTCACCACTCCGGTGAATGCCACTGTGGGCACAGTGAACACCGCCACAGGTGTGGTGAATGCCACCACGGGCGTGGTGAATGCCGCCACGGGTGTGGTGAATGCCGCCACGGGTGCCGTGAGCACTACAGCAGGTGCCGTGAGCGCTACAGCGGGTGCCGTGACAGTCACAGCGAGTACTGTGACTGCCGCATCTGGCGGTGTGACTGCCACAACAGGTGCAGTGACTGTGGCAGGTGCAGTGATTGCACCACCAGCAAAGTGCAAGCAAAGATCAGGCACTAATGAAAACAGTCGGTTCCACCCAGGGTCTATGTCTGTGATTGATGAGCGTCCAGCAGACTCGGGCTCTGGAGCCGGGCTGCGTGTGAACACTTCTGAAGGGGTTGTGCTCCTGAGCTATTCCGGGCAGAAGACGGAAGGCCCACAGCGGATCAGCGCCAAGATCAGCCAGATCCCCCCAGCAAGTGCCATGGACATTGAATTTCAGCAGTCAGTGTCCAAGTCCCAAGTTAAACCAGATTCTGTCACACCGGCACAGCCACCTCCCAAAGGGCCCCAAGCTTCTTCAGGCTATGCGAATGTGGCCACTCATTCCACTCTGGTGCTAACTGCCCAGACGTATAATGCATCTCCAGTGATCTCATCTGTTAAAGCCGACCGCCCGTCCTTGGAGAAGCCTGAGCCCATTCACCTCTCTGTGTCCACACCTGTCACCCAGGGTGGCACAGTGAAGGTTCTCACTCAGGGCATAAACACACCCCCAGTGCTGGTTCACAACCAGTTGGTCCTCACCCCAAGCATAGTCACCACTAATAAAAAGCTTGCCGACCCCGTCACTCTCAAAATAGAGACCAAGGTCCTTCAGCCGGCTAACCTGGGGTCTGCTCTCACTCCCCACCACCCTTCTGCTCTGCCCAGCAAACTGCCTGCAGAAGTAAACCATGTCACCTCAGGGCCCAGCACCCCAACAGATCGAACTGTCTCCCATCTGGCAGCCACAAAGCCAGATGCACATTCTCCGCGACCCAGTGGGCCTGCTCCAACTCCGTTCCCAAGGGCCTGCCACCCCAGCAGCACCACGTCCCCCGCGCTCTCCACCAATGCCACAGTCATGCTGGCTGCAGGCATCCCAGTGCCTCAGTTCATCTCCAGCATCCATCCAGAGCAGTCGGTCATCATGCCACCCCACAGCATCACCCAGACGGTGTCCCTTAGCCACCTGTCCCAGGGTGAAGTGAGGATGAACACACCCACACTACCCAGCATCACCTACAGCATCCGACCAGAGACCCTTCATTCTCCTCGAGCCCCTCTGCAGCCCCAGCAAATAGAGGTCAGGGCTCCACAGCGGGCTGGCACACCCCAGCCAGCCACAGCTGGTGTGCCTGCCCTGGCCTCCCAGCACCCTCCAGAGGAAGAAGTACATTATCACCTTCCTGTTGCTCGAGCCGCAGCCCCTGTGCAATCGGAAGTGCTGGTCATGCAGTCCGAGTACCGACTACACCCATATAGTGTACCCCGGGACGTGAGGATTATGGTGCATCCCCATGTGACAGCAGTCAGCGAGCAGCCCCGGGCGGCAGACGGCATAGTGAAGGTGCCAGCAGCCAGCAAGACCCCTCAGCAGCCAGGAAAAGAAGCTGCCAAGACAACAGATGCCAAAGCAGCCCCTGcatctgcccctgcccctcacaGTGAGGCCCGGATCCTCACAGTCACCCCCAGCAACCAGCTTCAGGGGCTGCCTCTGAGTCCGCCTGTGGTGGTGACCCACGGGGTGCAGATTGTGCACTCCAGTGGCGGGGAGCTCTTTCAGGAGTACAGATACGGGGACATCCGTGCCTACCACAGCCCGGCTCAGCTCGCACACACGCAGTTTCCCGCCACCACCTCCATCGGCCTGCCCTCCCGGACCAAGGCTCCCACGCAG GGTCCCCCTCCTGAAGGTGAGCCCTTGCAGCCTAGTCAGCCTGCACAGTCTGCACAGCCTACCCAGCAGCCCATGCCATCCACACAGCCTGTCCAGCCCCCGCAGCCCTGCCAGCCTTCACCACTCAGCCAGCCAGGCCAGCCACTGGGCAGCAAGATGCCTCAGGTTTCCCAGGAGGCGAAGGGGACCCAGACAGGAGTAGAGCAGCCTCGCATCCCAGCCATACCTGCAAACAGACCAGCTGAGCCTCATGTCCAGGTTCAGAGGACCCAAGCAGAAACCAGCCAGATCTCCTATCCCTCCCCTGTGTCTGTCTCCATGAAGCCTGACCTCCCAGGCCCTCTCCCTGCTCAGGCTGCCCCAAAGCAGCCTTTGTTTGTCCCCACCACCTCAGGCCCTAGCACCCCTCCAGGACTGGCTCTGCTGCACACTGAAGCCCAGCCCTCTCCCAAACAAGATTCTTCTCCACATTTGACTTCCCAGAGGCCTGTGGATATGGTCCAGCTTTTGAAG AAGTACCCCATCGTGTGGCAGGGCCTCTTGGCCCTCAAGAACGACACAGCTGCCGTGCAGCTCCACTTTGTCTCTGGCAACAACGTTCTGGCCCATcgctctctgcccctctctgaagGAGGTCCCCCCCTGAGAATCGCCCAGAGGATGCGGCTGGAGGCCTCCCAGCTGGAAGGGGTTACCCGAAGGATGACG GCGGAGACAGATTACTGtctgctgctggctctgcccTGTGGCCGTGACCAAGAGGATGTCGTGAGCCAGACCGAGTCCCTCAAGGCTGCCTTCATCACCTACCTGCAGGCAAAGCAGGCGGCAGGGATCATCAATGTTCCCAACCCTGGCTCCAATCAG CCCGCCTATGTGCTGCAGATCTTCCCACCCTGCGAGTTCTCTGAGAGTCACCTGTCCCGTCTGGCCCCCGACCTTCTCGCTAGCATCTCCAACATTTCTCCCCACCTCATGATTGTCATTGCCTCTGTGTGA